The following are encoded in a window of Variovorax paradoxus genomic DNA:
- a CDS encoding YciI family protein, whose product MRYLCLIYGTDAQTSHFSAQDMDHYIHEHLDYDAHLQARGKLVAAEALQPAGTAVTVRMRNGKLSVTDGPFAETSEQLGGFYLVKADSEEEALQLAAGIPSARFSSVEVRKAFSVSDNGDQGSGP is encoded by the coding sequence ATGAGATACCTTTGCCTGATCTACGGAACCGACGCGCAGACGAGCCACTTCTCGGCGCAGGACATGGACCACTACATCCACGAACACCTCGACTACGACGCCCATCTGCAGGCGCGCGGCAAGCTCGTCGCGGCCGAGGCCCTGCAGCCGGCCGGCACGGCGGTCACGGTGCGCATGCGCAACGGCAAGCTCTCGGTCACCGACGGGCCGTTCGCCGAAACCAGCGAACAGCTGGGCGGCTTCTACCTCGTCAAGGCCGACAGCGAAGAAGAAGCGCTGCAGCTCGCGGCCGGCATTCCGTCGGCGCGCTTCAGCAGCGTCGAGGTGCGCAAGGCGTTCTCGGTCAGCGACAACGGCGACCAGGGGTCCGGCCCATGA
- a CDS encoding YciI family protein: protein MKYLCLVHCDEAVLRALPPDERRALNADSMAYDRLLEAAGHFIAAEALTSVSAAKVVQVRQGQRSHVDGPYAEAREQLCGFILVEARDLNAAIQLAGRIPMARYGAIEVRPIDVMEMIENPKGNVA, encoded by the coding sequence ATGAAATACCTCTGCCTCGTTCATTGCGACGAAGCGGTGCTGCGCGCGCTGCCGCCCGACGAGCGCCGCGCGCTCAACGCCGACTCGATGGCCTACGACCGCCTGCTCGAAGCCGCCGGCCACTTCATCGCCGCAGAGGCGCTGACCTCGGTGAGCGCCGCCAAGGTGGTGCAGGTGCGCCAGGGCCAGCGCTCGCACGTCGACGGCCCGTATGCCGAAGCGCGCGAGCAGCTGTGCGGCTTCATCCTGGTCGAGGCGCGCGACCTGAACGCCGCGATCCAGCTGGCGGGCCGCATTCCGATGGCGCGCTACGGCGCCATCGAAGTGCGTCCCATCGACGTCATGGAAATGATCGAAAACCCGAAGGGGAATGTTGCATGA
- the aroC gene encoding chorismate synthase — protein MSGNTFGTLFAVTNFGESHGPAIGCVIDGCPPGMALSEADIQGDLDRRRPGTSRHVTQRNEPDAVQILSGVYEGKTTGTPIALLIQNTDQRSKDYGQIAQQFRPGHADFTYWKKYGIRDPRGGGRSSARLTAPMVAAGAVAKKWLAEKYGMVFRGCMTQIGEITIPFENWDHVPNNPFFAPIADVSALEDYMDRLRKAGDSCGARIRVTATNVPVGLGEPLFDKLDAEIAYAMMGINAVKAVEIGAGFDSITQRGTTHGDSITPTGFLSNNAGGILGGISSGQDLEVSIAIKPTSSIISPRQSIDVNNNPVEVITKGRHDPCVGIRATPIAEAMLALVVMEHVLRNRAQCGDVNPPAEKSEAASPQSSFL, from the coding sequence ATGAGCGGCAACACCTTCGGAACTCTCTTCGCGGTCACCAATTTCGGCGAGTCGCACGGCCCGGCCATCGGCTGCGTGATCGACGGCTGCCCCCCGGGCATGGCCCTGAGCGAGGCCGACATCCAGGGCGACCTCGACCGCCGCCGCCCCGGCACCAGCCGCCACGTCACGCAGCGCAACGAGCCCGACGCGGTGCAGATCCTGTCCGGCGTGTACGAAGGCAAGACCACCGGCACGCCCATTGCGCTGCTGATCCAGAACACCGACCAGCGCAGCAAGGACTACGGGCAGATCGCCCAGCAGTTCCGACCCGGCCACGCCGACTTCACCTACTGGAAGAAGTACGGCATCCGCGATCCGCGCGGCGGCGGGCGTTCTTCGGCACGCCTCACGGCGCCCATGGTCGCGGCCGGCGCCGTCGCCAAGAAGTGGCTGGCCGAAAAATACGGGATGGTGTTTCGCGGCTGCATGACGCAGATCGGCGAGATCACGATTCCCTTCGAGAACTGGGACCACGTCCCGAACAACCCCTTCTTCGCCCCCATCGCCGACGTGAGCGCGCTGGAGGACTACATGGACCGCCTGCGCAAGGCCGGCGATTCGTGCGGCGCGCGCATCCGCGTCACGGCCACCAACGTGCCCGTGGGCCTGGGCGAGCCGCTGTTCGACAAGCTAGACGCCGAAATCGCCTACGCCATGATGGGCATCAACGCCGTGAAGGCCGTGGAAATCGGCGCCGGCTTCGACAGCATCACGCAACGCGGCACCACGCATGGCGACTCGATCACGCCGACTGGTTTTCTCAGCAACAACGCGGGCGGCATCCTGGGCGGCATCAGCTCGGGGCAAGACCTCGAGGTGAGCATCGCGATCAAGCCGACCAGCTCGATCATCAGCCCGCGCCAGTCGATTGATGTGAACAACAACCCCGTCGAAGTCATCACCAAGGGCCGCCATGACCCCTGCGTGGGCATCCGCGCCACGCCCATCGCCGAAGCGATGCTCGCGCTGGTGGTGATGGAACACGTGCTGCGCAACCGCGCGCAGTGCGGCGACGTGAATCCGCCTGCCGAGAAGAGCGAAGCTGCGTCGCCGCAGTCGTCTTTCCTGTAG
- a CDS encoding sugar ABC transporter substrate-binding protein, whose translation MFISPRFVPALAVLALAASTASTALAADPPVIGLVTKTETNPFFVKMKEGAQEEAKKLGAKLLSGAGKADGDNAGQITAMENMIAAGAKTILITPSDAKAIVPAIKKARDKGVQVIALDSPADPPDATDALFATNNYTAGVLIGEYAKAAMAGKTPKIVALDLLPGHPVGAQRHNGFMKGFGLAANDAKSNELSKAPEIVCMADSFGDQAKAQTVMENCLQKAPDVNLVYTINEPAAAGAYNALKRAGKEKGVMIVSVDGGCQGIKDTAAGVIAATSQQYPLKMAAMGVAAGVEFAKTGKKASGYVDTGVTLIAGKSVAGVESKDTKTGAELCWGKK comes from the coding sequence ATGTTCATCAGCCCGCGCTTCGTTCCCGCCCTGGCCGTCCTGGCCCTGGCCGCTTCCACCGCCTCCACGGCCCTGGCCGCCGACCCGCCGGTCATCGGCCTGGTCACGAAGACCGAGACCAATCCCTTCTTCGTGAAGATGAAGGAGGGCGCGCAGGAAGAGGCCAAGAAGCTCGGCGCCAAGCTGCTCTCAGGCGCGGGCAAGGCCGACGGCGACAACGCGGGGCAGATCACGGCGATGGAAAACATGATCGCGGCCGGTGCCAAGACCATCCTCATCACGCCGAGCGACGCCAAGGCCATCGTGCCGGCGATCAAGAAGGCGCGCGACAAGGGCGTGCAGGTGATTGCGCTCGACAGCCCGGCCGATCCGCCGGACGCGACCGACGCGCTCTTTGCCACCAACAACTACACGGCCGGCGTGCTCATCGGCGAATACGCCAAGGCCGCGATGGCCGGCAAGACGCCCAAGATCGTGGCGCTCGACCTGCTGCCGGGCCACCCCGTGGGCGCGCAGCGCCACAACGGCTTCATGAAGGGCTTTGGCCTGGCGGCCAACGACGCCAAGTCGAACGAGCTGTCGAAGGCGCCCGAAATCGTCTGCATGGCCGACAGCTTCGGCGACCAGGCCAAGGCGCAGACGGTGATGGAAAACTGCCTGCAGAAAGCGCCCGACGTGAACCTGGTCTACACCATCAACGAGCCCGCCGCGGCCGGTGCCTACAACGCGCTCAAGCGCGCGGGCAAGGAGAAGGGCGTGATGATCGTCTCGGTCGACGGCGGCTGCCAGGGCATCAAGGACACGGCCGCCGGCGTCATTGCCGCGACCTCGCAGCAGTACCCGCTGAAGATGGCCGCCATGGGCGTGGCCGCGGGCGTCGAGTTCGCCAAGACCGGCAAGAAGGCCTCGGGCTATGTCGACACCGGCGTGACGCTCATCGCCGGCAAGAGCGTGGCGGGTGTCGAGAGCAAGGACACCAAGACCGGCGCCGAGCTGTGCTGGGGCAAGAAGTAA
- a CDS encoding ROK family transcriptional regulator, with amino-acid sequence MPDPDALELPSALLRPRGSNHVGMRQFNERVVLQALRVHPSLPKADLARLTGLSAQTIGLITARLEDDGLIVKQSRVRGRIGQPSVPLALNPDGAFAIGVKLGRRGAEWLLIDFTAQVREHHAIRYEFPDAEALLPVIAEHIHRLRDGLGPLAVRNVGAGLAAPFQLGGWHRTLGLSKAQSDEWNQMDLLAEVRARTDVPVGFARDTVAACVAELVTGRGHDLKSFLYIFVDTFVGGGLVINSHLHTGAHGNAGALASIPMRTAKPSEGVSTQVVAEASLWEFEQRLRAEGLDATAAYDDRALEAPFAVATQAWLGSASRALAHAIVSSTAVLDLADVVMDGSMSRALLEALLVQTRAALAQCNWEGLWAPRLHGGRAGAQACALGGAMLPLHANFAPDHEVFLKVA; translated from the coding sequence ATGCCTGATCCCGATGCCCTCGAGCTTCCGTCGGCCTTGCTGCGTCCGCGCGGCTCCAACCATGTGGGCATGCGCCAGTTCAACGAGCGCGTGGTGCTGCAGGCGTTGCGCGTGCACCCCAGCCTGCCCAAGGCCGACCTCGCGCGGCTCACGGGCCTGAGCGCGCAGACCATCGGCCTCATCACCGCGCGGCTCGAAGACGACGGCCTCATCGTCAAGCAAAGCCGCGTGCGCGGGCGCATCGGCCAGCCCTCGGTGCCGCTGGCGCTCAACCCCGACGGCGCCTTCGCCATCGGCGTCAAGCTCGGGCGGCGCGGGGCCGAGTGGCTGCTGATCGACTTCACGGCGCAGGTGCGCGAGCACCACGCGATCCGCTACGAGTTTCCCGACGCCGAGGCGCTGCTGCCCGTGATCGCCGAACATATCCATCGGCTGCGCGACGGGCTCGGGCCGCTCGCCGTACGCAACGTGGGCGCAGGCCTGGCCGCGCCGTTCCAGCTCGGCGGCTGGCACCGCACGCTGGGGCTGTCGAAAGCGCAGTCGGACGAGTGGAACCAGATGGACCTGCTGGCCGAGGTGCGCGCGCGCACCGACGTGCCCGTGGGCTTTGCGCGCGATACCGTGGCGGCCTGCGTGGCCGAACTGGTGACGGGGCGCGGCCACGACCTCAAGAGCTTCCTGTACATCTTCGTCGACACCTTCGTGGGCGGCGGGCTGGTCATCAACTCGCACCTGCACACCGGCGCGCACGGCAATGCGGGCGCGCTCGCGTCGATCCCGATGCGCACCGCGAAGCCCTCCGAAGGCGTGTCGACGCAGGTGGTGGCCGAGGCGTCGCTGTGGGAGTTCGAGCAGCGCCTGCGCGCCGAAGGCCTCGACGCCACCGCCGCCTACGACGACCGCGCACTCGAGGCACCGTTCGCCGTAGCCACGCAAGCCTGGCTCGGCAGCGCGTCGCGGGCGCTGGCGCACGCCATCGTCAGCAGCACCGCGGTGCTCGATCTGGCCGACGTGGTGATGGACGGCTCGATGTCACGTGCGCTGCTCGAAGCGCTGCTGGTGCAGACCCGCGCCGCGCTCGCGCAGTGCAACTGGGAAGGCCTGTGGGCGCCGCGGCTGCACGGCGGGCGGGCGGGGGCGCAGGCCTGTGCGCTCGGCGGCGCGATGCTGCCGCTGCACGCCAATTTCGCACCGGACCATGAGGTGTTCTTGAAGGTCGCCTGA
- a CDS encoding SRPBCC domain-containing protein has protein sequence MAKPSPDNPTSPTTERPSLTLRRHFRVSPAKVWRAWTDPQALKHWFGPDEIVDVPLAEVDLRVGGRFHVTMLAADGETHDVSGTYLEVVPERRLVFSWAWRSTPERESRVTLQFEPDAGGCELVLMHQQFFDEAAREGHTHGWTGALVKLESWLLGGDTG, from the coding sequence ATGGCGAAACCCTCCCCCGACAACCCCACCAGTCCCACCACCGAGCGCCCGTCGCTCACGCTCCGCCGGCACTTCCGCGTCAGCCCCGCCAAAGTCTGGCGCGCGTGGACCGACCCGCAAGCGCTGAAGCACTGGTTCGGCCCCGACGAAATCGTCGACGTGCCGCTGGCCGAGGTCGACCTGCGCGTGGGCGGGCGCTTTCACGTGACCATGTTGGCGGCCGACGGCGAGACGCATGACGTGAGCGGCACCTACCTGGAGGTGGTGCCCGAGCGCCGGCTGGTCTTCAGCTGGGCCTGGCGCAGCACGCCCGAGCGCGAGTCGCGCGTCACGCTGCAATTCGAACCCGACGCGGGCGGCTGCGAGCTCGTGCTCATGCACCAGCAGTTCTTCGACGAAGCGGCGCGCGAGGGCCACACCCACGGCTGGACCGGCGCGCTCGTCAAGCTCGAAAGTTGGCTGCTCGGCGGCGACACCGGGTGA
- a CDS encoding ABC transporter permease, with amino-acid sequence MAKSPTHHIPWGALGPWLALLGACIFFATQSDRFLTGGNLSLILQQVMVVGVIAIGQTLIILTAGIDLSCGMVMALGSIVMSKFATELGLPVPLAILCGIGVTTLFGLLNGLLVTRIKLPPFIVTLGTLNIAFAITQLYSSSQTITDLPGGLTGLGTTFTIGSAEVAWGSVLMVALYVLAWFVLRETASGRHIYAVGNNAEATRLVGIPTQRVLLAVYVAAGVFYGIASLLSVARTGVGDPNAGQTENLDAITAVVLGGTSLFGGRGIVLGSLIGVLIVGVFRNGLTLMGVSSIYQVLVTGVLVILAVAADQLSRKGAR; translated from the coding sequence ATGGCGAAATCTCCGACGCACCACATCCCGTGGGGCGCCCTCGGGCCGTGGCTGGCCCTGCTCGGCGCCTGCATCTTCTTTGCGACGCAGTCCGACCGCTTTCTGACGGGCGGCAACCTGTCGCTGATCCTGCAACAGGTGATGGTGGTGGGCGTGATCGCCATCGGCCAGACGCTGATCATCCTCACGGCCGGCATCGACCTGTCGTGCGGCATGGTGATGGCGCTGGGCAGCATCGTCATGAGCAAGTTCGCGACCGAACTCGGGCTGCCGGTGCCGCTGGCCATTCTGTGCGGCATCGGCGTGACGACGCTGTTCGGCCTGCTCAACGGCTTGCTGGTGACACGCATCAAGCTGCCGCCGTTCATCGTGACGCTGGGCACGCTGAACATCGCGTTCGCGATTACGCAGCTGTATTCGTCGTCGCAAACGATCACCGACCTGCCCGGCGGCCTGACGGGCCTGGGCACCACCTTCACCATCGGCAGCGCCGAAGTGGCGTGGGGCTCGGTGCTGATGGTCGCGCTGTATGTGCTCGCGTGGTTCGTGCTGCGCGAGACCGCATCCGGCCGTCACATCTACGCGGTCGGCAACAACGCCGAAGCCACGCGGCTGGTGGGCATTCCCACGCAGCGCGTGCTGCTCGCGGTGTATGTGGCCGCGGGTGTGTTCTACGGCATTGCCTCGCTGCTGTCGGTGGCGCGCACCGGCGTGGGCGACCCGAACGCGGGCCAGACCGAGAACCTCGACGCCATCACGGCCGTGGTGCTCGGCGGCACCAGCCTGTTCGGGGGGCGCGGCATCGTGCTGGGCTCGCTCATCGGCGTGCTCATCGTGGGCGTGTTCCGCAACGGCCTCACGCTGATGGGCGTGTCGTCGATCTACCAGGTGCTGGTGACGGGCGTGCTCGTGATCCTGGCGGTGGCGGCCGACCAGCTCTCGCGCAAGGGGGCCCGTTGA
- a CDS encoding MFS transporter, translating into MPAAPPVAAGRGHLLAFAGLSASYFAHIGFFNPYLPLWLKDLGLPIFTISLLASVQSITRVFAPYAWGALSDHTGQRVKLLRFSAAVALASSFGLWWHGGAWWLALVLLVMFTHTSSMMSLTEAAMAQIVAGDWGRYGRIRLCGSAGFLFTVFVAGEWFERFGMKHFPYWAAGTLAVVLIATMKLPDVREPPAAHDAVKEPIGPVLRIPAVRWFFASLFFQVMSHFSVYAFFSLYLDSIGYGKSTIGLLWALSVVAEIVWFFLQGRLIGLLPMPRWMLVCGIAGVARLGLTAGLGGFIAALVVAQWLHALSFAAHHTACIAVVSRRFPGHLRGRGQALFTVIGYGFGGVLGVLLGGAVAQELGYRTMFALAAVLAVAGSLCAWRMVVLEPSARPNRA; encoded by the coding sequence GTGCCCGCCGCGCCACCTGTGGCCGCCGGGCGCGGCCACCTGTTGGCATTCGCTGGCCTGTCGGCCAGCTACTTCGCGCACATCGGTTTCTTCAACCCGTACCTGCCGCTGTGGCTCAAGGACCTGGGCCTGCCGATCTTCACGATCAGCCTGCTGGCCTCGGTGCAATCGATCACGCGCGTCTTCGCGCCCTATGCCTGGGGCGCGCTCAGCGATCACACCGGCCAGCGCGTGAAGCTGTTGCGCTTCAGCGCCGCGGTGGCGCTGGCCAGCTCCTTCGGGCTGTGGTGGCACGGCGGCGCGTGGTGGCTCGCGCTGGTGCTGCTCGTGATGTTCACGCACACCAGCTCGATGATGTCGCTCACCGAAGCGGCCATGGCGCAGATCGTCGCGGGCGACTGGGGCCGCTACGGGCGCATCCGCCTGTGCGGCTCGGCCGGCTTCCTGTTCACCGTGTTCGTTGCGGGCGAGTGGTTCGAGCGCTTCGGCATGAAGCACTTTCCGTACTGGGCGGCCGGCACGCTGGCCGTCGTGCTGATCGCCACGATGAAGCTGCCCGACGTGCGCGAGCCGCCCGCCGCGCACGACGCCGTGAAGGAACCCATCGGCCCCGTGCTGCGCATCCCCGCCGTGCGCTGGTTCTTTGCGTCGCTGTTCTTCCAGGTGATGTCGCACTTCTCGGTGTACGCGTTCTTCTCGCTGTACCTCGATTCGATCGGCTATGGCAAGAGCACCATCGGCCTCTTGTGGGCGCTGTCGGTGGTGGCCGAGATCGTCTGGTTCTTTTTGCAGGGCCGGCTCATCGGCCTGTTGCCGATGCCGCGCTGGATGCTGGTGTGCGGCATCGCCGGCGTGGCGCGGCTCGGGCTCACGGCCGGGCTCGGCGGCTTCATCGCGGCGCTCGTCGTCGCGCAATGGCTGCACGCGCTGAGCTTCGCGGCGCACCACACGGCCTGCATCGCCGTGGTGTCGCGCCGCTTCCCCGGCCACCTGCGCGGACGCGGGCAGGCGCTGTTCACGGTGATCGGCTACGGCTTCGGCGGTGTGCTGGGCGTGCTGCTTGGTGGCGCGGTGGCGCAGGAGCTGGGCTATCGCACGATGTTCGCGCTGGCGGCGGTGCTGGCGGTGGCGGGGTCGTTGTGCGCTTGGCGGATGGTGGTGCTCGAGCCCTCGGCGCGTCCGAACCGGGCCTGA
- a CDS encoding MFS transporter: MSGATQRVTPARATAREWTGLAVIALPCMLYSMDLTVLNLAIPSISEDLKPTASQLLWIVDIYGFFVAGLLVTMGTLGDRIGRRRLLLIGAVAFGVASVLAAFSTSANMLIATRALLGVAGATLAPSTLSLIRNMFLDPAQRTVAIGVWISSYSAGAVIGPVLGGVLLQFFPWGSVFLIGVPVMVLLLALGPWLLPEYRDPDAGALDLASVALSLGAVLAAIYGIKQVAEHGPDAVSLLAIAAGALLGWLFARRQGRLANPMIDLRLFRLPAFSVSLGAYMLACFVMFGLFLYNAQYLQLVLGLSPLEAGLWSMPSAGAFIVGSMIVPALTRRLCPAYVMGGGLGVAALGFGMLVLLPAQGGLAWMVTSAIISSLGLAPVFTLATDLVVGSAPPERAGVASAISETSSEFGGALGIAILGSVGAAIYRAAMADAVPAGLADPAALEAARSTLGGAVALAGELPGATGAALLDTGREALLRALRLVAGLCAVVLLFVGVLVAVRLRGVGAAHAEEGAIPPGGAALPER, translated from the coding sequence ATGAGCGGCGCAACGCAGCGGGTGACGCCCGCCCGCGCCACGGCGCGCGAATGGACCGGCCTGGCGGTCATCGCGCTGCCGTGCATGCTCTATTCGATGGACCTCACGGTGCTGAACCTGGCGATCCCGTCGATCAGCGAAGACCTCAAGCCCACCGCCTCGCAACTGCTGTGGATCGTCGACATCTACGGCTTCTTCGTGGCCGGCCTGCTGGTCACCATGGGCACGCTGGGCGACCGCATCGGGCGGCGCCGGCTGCTGCTGATCGGCGCGGTGGCGTTTGGCGTGGCCTCGGTGCTCGCGGCCTTCTCGACCAGCGCCAACATGCTGATCGCCACGCGCGCGCTGCTCGGCGTGGCGGGCGCGACGCTGGCGCCGTCCACGCTCTCGCTGATCCGCAACATGTTCCTCGATCCGGCGCAGCGCACCGTGGCCATCGGCGTGTGGATTTCGAGCTACTCGGCCGGCGCGGTCATCGGCCCGGTGCTGGGCGGCGTGCTGCTGCAGTTCTTTCCGTGGGGCTCGGTGTTCCTCATCGGCGTGCCGGTGATGGTGCTGCTGCTGGCGCTCGGCCCGTGGCTCTTGCCCGAGTACCGCGATCCCGATGCCGGCGCGCTCGACCTGGCCAGCGTGGCGCTCTCGCTGGGCGCCGTGCTGGCGGCCATCTACGGCATCAAGCAGGTGGCCGAGCACGGTCCCGACGCGGTGTCGCTGCTGGCCATCGCGGCCGGTGCGCTGCTCGGCTGGCTGTTCGCGCGCCGGCAGGGGCGGCTGGCGAATCCGATGATCGACCTGCGCCTGTTCAGGCTGCCGGCCTTCAGCGTCTCGCTCGGTGCCTACATGTTGGCCTGCTTCGTGATGTTCGGGCTCTTTCTCTACAACGCCCAGTACCTTCAGCTGGTGCTCGGCCTGTCGCCGCTGGAGGCGGGCCTGTGGAGCATGCCGAGCGCCGGCGCCTTCATCGTCGGCTCGATGATCGTGCCCGCGCTCACGCGGCGCCTGTGCCCGGCGTACGTCATGGGCGGCGGGCTGGGCGTGGCGGCGCTGGGCTTCGGCATGCTGGTGCTGCTGCCCGCGCAGGGCGGGCTGGCCTGGATGGTGACGAGCGCGATCATCTCGTCGCTCGGCCTGGCGCCGGTGTTCACGCTGGCCACCGACCTGGTCGTGGGCAGCGCGCCGCCGGAGCGCGCGGGTGTGGCCTCGGCGATCTCGGAGACCAGCTCCGAGTTCGGCGGCGCGCTGGGCATTGCCATCCTCGGCAGCGTTGGCGCGGCGATCTACCGCGCGGCGATGGCCGATGCGGTGCCCGCCGGCCTGGCCGATCCGGCGGCGCTCGAAGCCGCGCGCAGCACCCTGGGCGGGGCGGTCGCGCTGGCCGGGGAACTGCCCGGCGCCACGGGCGCCGCGCTGCTCGACACCGGGCGCGAGGCGCTGCTGCGCGCCCTGCGGCTGGTGGCCGGCCTGTGCGCCGTGGTGCTGTTGTTCGTCGGCGTGCTGGTGGCGGTGCGGCTGCGCGGGGTGGGCGCGGCGCATGCGGAGGAGGGCGCCATACCCCCGGGCGGCGCCGCATTGCCGGAGCGTTGA
- a CDS encoding ATP-binding cassette domain-containing protein, giving the protein MNAVVNPKIVMQAKGLVKRYGQVTALDGVDFELREGEILAVIGDNGAGKSSLIKALSGAIVPDEGQILLDGAPVHFRNPLDARRAGIETVYQDLAVAPAMTIYENLFLGRELRRPGFLGNVLRMLDKKKMLLESTARMADLKVGIQSMTQAVETLSGGQRQCVAVARSAAFARHVVIMDEPTAALGVKEGNMVLELIRRVRERGLPVVLISHNMPHVFEVADRIHVARLGRRAAVLNPKKISMSDTVAVMTGAMTADQLPAEAHA; this is encoded by the coding sequence ATGAACGCTGTCGTAAACCCAAAGATCGTCATGCAGGCCAAGGGCCTGGTGAAACGCTACGGCCAGGTCACTGCGCTCGACGGCGTCGACTTCGAATTGCGCGAAGGTGAGATCCTCGCGGTGATCGGCGACAACGGCGCGGGCAAGTCGTCGCTCATCAAGGCGCTGTCGGGCGCGATCGTGCCCGACGAGGGCCAGATCCTGCTCGACGGTGCGCCGGTGCACTTTCGCAACCCGCTCGACGCGCGACGCGCCGGTATCGAGACGGTCTATCAAGACCTCGCCGTGGCGCCCGCCATGACCATCTACGAGAACCTCTTTCTCGGCCGCGAACTGCGCCGCCCCGGCTTCCTGGGCAACGTGCTGCGCATGCTCGACAAGAAGAAGATGCTGCTCGAAAGCACGGCGCGCATGGCCGATCTGAAGGTGGGCATCCAGTCGATGACGCAGGCGGTCGAAACGCTCTCGGGCGGCCAGCGCCAGTGCGTGGCCGTGGCGCGCAGCGCGGCCTTCGCGCGGCACGTGGTCATCATGGACGAGCCGACCGCCGCGCTCGGCGTGAAAGAGGGCAACATGGTGCTCGAGCTGATCCGCCGCGTGCGCGAGCGCGGCCTGCCCGTGGTGCTCATCAGCCACAACATGCCGCACGTGTTCGAGGTGGCCGACCGCATCCACGTGGCGCGTCTCGGCCGGCGCGCCGCCGTGCTCAACCCCAAGAAGATCAGCATGAGCGACACCGTGGCCGTGATGACCGGTGCCATGACCGCCGATCAGTTGCCCGCGGAGGCGCATGCCTGA
- a CDS encoding RNA polymerase sigma factor produces MTEKTTGVADALDALDAIYRTESRRIFATLVRLLGDFDLAEEALHDAFRVALEQWPREGVPANPRAWLVSAGRFKSIDGIRRQARFTAWDDATAHTDTLADPAPAWHEADPDADALEDDRLRLVFTCCHPALAPDAQVALTLREVCGLATEEIARAFLVPAPTIAQRIVRAKARIRDAGIPYQVPGLAELPERLDAVLRVVYLVFNEGYAASSGERVTRADLSAEAIRLGRLVAELLPDPEALGLLALMLLHDARRTARTSAQGELVLLDAQDRSLWHRGQIGEGAALVERALLSRRFGPYTLQAAIAAVHAEAPEAADTDWPQIVGLYDVLLRLDPSPVAELNRAVAVAMRDGPAAGLALIDALLARGELVRYHLAHGARAELCRRLGRIDDAREAYLRALSLVRQQPERQFLERQLASLPDTKNF; encoded by the coding sequence GTGACCGAAAAAACGACGGGCGTTGCCGACGCGCTCGACGCGCTCGACGCGATCTACCGCACCGAGTCGCGCCGCATCTTCGCCACGCTGGTGCGCCTGCTGGGCGATTTCGACTTGGCCGAAGAAGCCTTGCATGACGCCTTTCGCGTCGCGCTCGAGCAATGGCCGCGCGAGGGCGTGCCGGCGAATCCGCGCGCCTGGCTGGTGTCGGCGGGGCGCTTCAAGTCGATCGACGGCATCCGCCGGCAGGCGCGCTTCACTGCGTGGGACGACGCCACCGCCCACACCGACACGCTGGCCGACCCTGCGCCCGCCTGGCACGAGGCCGACCCCGATGCCGACGCGCTCGAGGACGACCGCCTGCGCCTGGTCTTCACCTGCTGCCATCCCGCGCTCGCGCCCGACGCCCAGGTGGCGCTCACGCTGCGCGAGGTCTGCGGGCTGGCGACCGAAGAGATCGCGCGCGCCTTTCTCGTGCCGGCGCCCACCATCGCCCAGCGCATCGTGCGGGCCAAGGCGCGCATCCGCGACGCCGGCATTCCGTACCAGGTGCCGGGCCTGGCCGAGCTGCCCGAACGGCTCGATGCCGTGCTGCGCGTGGTGTACCTCGTGTTCAACGAAGGCTACGCGGCCTCGTCGGGCGAGCGCGTGACGCGCGCCGACTTGTCGGCCGAGGCGATCCGGCTCGGACGGCTGGTGGCCGAGCTGCTGCCCGACCCCGAGGCGCTGGGCCTGCTCGCGCTGATGCTGTTGCACGACGCGCGCCGCACCGCGCGCACCTCGGCGCAGGGCGAGCTCGTGCTGCTCGACGCGCAGGACCGCAGCCTGTGGCACCGTGGACAGATCGGGGAGGGCGCGGCGCTGGTCGAGCGCGCGCTGCTGTCGCGCCGCTTCGGCCCGTACACCTTGCAGGCCGCCATTGCCGCGGTGCATGCCGAAGCGCCCGAGGCCGCCGACACCGACTGGCCGCAGATCGTCGGCCTGTACGACGTGCTGCTGCGGCTCGACCCTTCGCCCGTGGCCGAGCTCAACCGCGCAGTGGCCGTGGCGATGCGCGACGGGCCGGCGGCGGGGCTCGCGCTGATCGACGCGTTGCTCGCGCGCGGCGAGCTGGTCCGGTACCACCTGGCGCACGGTGCGCGTGCCGAGCTGTGCCGCCGCCTGGGCCGCATCGACGATGCGCGTGAGGCTTACCTGCGGGCGCTGTCGCTGGTTCGCCAGCAGCCCGAGCGGCAATTCCTGGAGCGGCAACTGGCGTCGTTGCCGGACACGAAAAATTTTTGA